The nucleotide sequence tatttatagGTTCTGTGTAGAGCTTTGGGAGGAAAAGTTGGAAAAGCTTGCAATGGTTGGGATATTGGACTAAGGAAATTAAGCATTGTGAAGAACTTCTCTACACATAGTTTCCTTAGTGATTTGGATGAAATCCCACCTGCACTTTCAATCATTGAGTGTCACCAAGATGAGGTATATATCTCTATATTTCTATTGTGAAATCATATTTGTTATGATCCTTGAtcggaaggtatggaggtcgaggattagagTAGTAGAGTATGTAGTTTAGGGTGTTCATAatagtagtattggcacgcagtctcaATTTtcgttggtagtaggtttttgttattttctttcattgttgaccaccttactatcttgttgttttatcctgcttttatttgcttttttggtactgtcccttcttgtctatattttcattaatatggTGCTTATActttcttgagtcgagggtctattggaaacaacctttctATCCTCACAAgacaggggtaaggtctgcgtacacactaccctcctcagaccccacggtgtgggataatactgggtatgttgttgttgttgaaatcatatttGCTCTAGGGTTCTAGCCTATTGCGAGAGAAGGATCTGTCTCACGTACGGTCACTGAACTTTATCTATTGAAATAGTAAAGtgataaaactatttttgtcacATTAAATACCAGTAAAGTTCAAATTTCTAGTGTCGGGTTATGACATGCTACTCGCCATGTTGTTGCTTTGCCCAATAGCGAAGTCAGAATTTTCATTAAGGGGTTTaatcaaagtatataaaagtaaacatacgAAAGTCAATATGCATATAAGAAATAATTTTACCTACTTACACGTGTATTTTTCCCGCGAAGGGGTGTCTACCCCTTGCTGTAAGGTGGCTCCGCCGCTGGTTTTGCCACTCTGTAAATTCCCAAATCCAATTCTTTTCAATCAGTTATGACTTATACACAGGTGTGGGAAGTGCCAAAGGGAGCAGAAATAGTAGCAATTTCAGAAAAGACTAATGTGGAGATGTTCACAATGGGAGATCATATATTAGGCATTCAAGGCCACCCTGAATATACCAAAGATATACTCTCTAATCTCATTGATCGTCTCCTTTCCAATGGTTGTATTGAGGTAAATTAAATtagttagaatattttttttataactatATATTTTTGTTTCATGGTTTTGTTACTATTTCATGTTTTCTCTTTCTcatcaattttgtatttttttctttatatatacagAGTGGATTTGCAGAAGATGCAAAATCTAAGCTTTATAAAGCTGAGCCAGATAGGAAATGTTTGGAAAGGATTTGCAAAAAGTTCCTCAAAAGAGAGTTGGAATTTATCAATATTCCTGGCAAAATATGATCTTCAGAACTTGACTTTTCTTGCTTCTATGTTTATGTATCGATTATTCATATAATAATCGAAATAATCAAGTGTAATGTAACTAAAGGTTATTGATACTTTTGTGTACTTTTTTAAATCCAAAAACATGTTGTGAAATGGAATTCTATAATACATCTTAGAAGATTTATCGGCATTATAATGAAATTTAATTTCTTTCTtgttatttctttttccttttcatttcggAGTTCAAATATAATTAATGATTGTTCttattaaaatgtcaaataatatGACAAGATTCATATGTGAGCCATGATCCCCACGAATACGAGTACATCTGAATAAGAGATCTTTATCTTTATACATATATAAAAGATAtataaatttcaaataaatatttgcTAGTACCTCGACTAATCAGGATTTGCTTCCTCTAAGCtccaaaatctaaaattttggaAAGAAGGCAAAAAATAGTCCATTGACTCAGATAGTGATTATTATATTTCACATAATTAAGTTTAGTACGATGTGATGTGAGCACATTTCTAGTGGAAACTCAATATCCAAATATTCCCTTCTCAAACAAAGGATACCACACATATGTCTTTCTTGGATAAATATGTTCTCTCCTTTATAAATAGGTATTAATGGAATAATATTAGTCATATTTTAATTGGTTGGATGTACGGCTATtggagttaatttttttttttatttctctggTCGGAGAGATATCATTCTATATAATGTAGAGGCGGAtccaatatttaaaatttattggTTCTTACATCGACCTTAAGTTATATGTAATAATAGTTGTGTTAAcagttaaatatttataaatatttacttaaagaaaaaaaagtatagTTTATTGTATGAAGTGGTCAAAATTTGCAGCTCAAATTTTCTAGAAATTCCATTTGTTGCAACATATTGAAGATTGGTGAACAGTTCTAGGAAGACTTGAGAGAATTTGACTTTAATGAAATTCCTTGACTGTCTTCTTTCTTAGTATAATCACTAAAATttgactttctttctttttccattGCTTTCCCTTTCATAGTTTGAAACACTAGTGCCAAAAGTGGGAATAGTCTCTTTAGAATAATATAAGATAAATTTTCTCGGACTTATTCTGATATATTTGATATGGTTAAATACACAAAAGCTCCTATACAGTATAAATAATATGACCTAGTTTCGTATACACTCcctattttttaaaatcaaatacttACACCCTATACTATAAAAAATTTACACTTTCATGCTAAATGAGGTATATTTGTAACAAActatatcaaaataaaattattaaaagacaaattaaaattattaaaagacaaataaaaagatttaacatatttatttttcagaattttttttaaaaaaagataaatattcttgttgaaatattttattcacgcctttaattaaaaaagataataaatatttttttgaaacatGTATCTTTCGAAACTCATAAATATGAAATGAGTCAAATGATACTCTTATTTTTATTGAAACATAGTATTTTCATGATCAAGACGAAAAGAAGCTTTTAATAGAAGAGATTGAAATTCTATAAATCATAGAACTTgatgaaatcgccaaaataaatTTCAATCTCACCGATGGAGGGATCAGGGATATTAGGAGAAGGAGGAAGGTGATGATCATCACTTTGAATGCTTGTTTTGAAGCTATAGTAAGAAACTTAGTAGCATATGAGTAGAGGCAATATAGCTTTTTGCTACGAGTTTATCTGAACCCAAAACTTTCGACAtaaaatatagatatatatgtaAATACCTATAGAAAGATTAGATCTGAACTCATAattttaacagtacaatgaatTCAGTGCAATGTACATAAAAGAGCTACAAATAAACTAATGTTGCTATTACAAAAATGGACAAGATTAATTCGAGATTTATTCTACAGTACAATTCTCAAAAAGAATGGTCAAGTATGTATAATCAAAAGAATAGCACAATTTGGCATattatccttttttttcttttgtccagTACTTTGGCATATTATCATTTACAAGTCCTAAAATCAAA is from Nicotiana tabacum cultivar K326 chromosome 18, ASM71507v2, whole genome shotgun sequence and encodes:
- the LOC107794450 gene encoding gamma-glutamyl peptidase 3-like, whose product is MKIEEEKIKRYALLLAAKDSDYVKKVYGGYFNVFLEALGEEGEKWDLFRVVEDEFPDMAELQNYEGFVISGSPFDAYGNEHWILKLCILLQTLFFMQKKVLGICFGHQVLCRALGGKVGKACNGWDIGLRKLSIVKNFSTHSFLSDLDEIPPALSIIECHQDEVWEVPKGAEIVAISEKTNVEMFTMGDHILGIQGHPEYTKDILSNLIDRLLSNGCIESGFAEDAKSKLYKAEPDRKCLERICKKFLKRELEFINIPGKI